ACAGGCAGGTACGTTTGATGTAAGCACCTTTGCCGGAAGCAGCACAGCAGGTTATACCGATGCAATTGGAGGCTTTGCACTTTTTAGTGCGCCAACAGGTGTCGCTGTCGACAAAAACGGAACAGTGTATGTGCTGGATAAAAATAATAACAGAATAAGGAAAATAGTTTCAGAATAATGCAATCAGCACGCTGAATAGTTTCCCGAATCAATGCTGTAAATCATTGATCATCTGTTTCCGACAAGCACTCCTTTTATTATTCGGAAAGTCATTTGAGTAGTAGTTTATGATTGTTTGGTTTGTATAGTGCCCCGTAGCAGACACCTAACTGCTGCAGGGGCTATACTTTACAGCTTTATTTATCAGGAAGCGAAAAGCAGCATACATTTCTTAATTAAAAAATCGCAATGAAATTTTATATCAATATTTTGTTAGTATTTGTTTTGGCTGTACAAACGCTGGCTTGCAGTAAAAAAACTGCCGGCAACAATGTAGTACCCCTGAGCAGTACTCACGTTTATTACGTATCAGCTAATGGTTCCGACGCTAATCCAGGCACAATTAGTTCGCCTTTTCAAACTATCAATACTGCATTAAGCCGTGCCGTGCCTGGTGATACAGTTTTGGTTAGGGGAGGCACTTATTACGATAAAGTGGTGTTTCCCAAATCGGGAATAATGAATAAGGTAATTACGGTAAAGGCGTATCCCGGAGAAAAACCTGTAATAGACGGAAGCAAAATAATAGTTTCGGGCTGGATGTCATTAATTACCCTAAGCAATGTAAAGTATATATCATTGGAGGGTTTCGATATCTGCAATTTTACAAGTGCAACTTTTAATACTGATCCGGAGGGGATAGCCATTAACGGCGATTCGCGCGACATCACCATCAAAAACTGCAATATCTATAACATAAAAAGCAACGCGTCATTAGCCGATTGGCGAAGCGCCCATGCTATACTGGTAATAGGTAACGGAACTGCGGCTATTACCAACCTGGTTATTACCGGGTGTACCGTACATGATACACAAACCGGTACAAGCGAAAACGTAACGTTGGCAGGTAATATAGACGGCTTTGTTTTTAGCCATAATAAAGTATACGATACTGAAAACATAGGGATAATTATTGCGGGTGGCGATAACCTTAATAAAAATGGGGCAGTTGCTACCAATTACGCCCGTAACGGGGTAATAAGCGATAATGAGTTTCACGATAACTCCATGATCAGAACGCCGGAAATTTGGGGACCCGACCGGTATGGCGCCATATCAATTTACGTTTGCGGCGGCGCTAACACCATTATAGAGCGTAATAAAGTATATAACAGCGATCGCGGGATAGGGTTGGTAAGCGAAAGCAATGTATATGCCACCAAAACCACCATTGTGCGAAACAACTTTGTATACAACTGCTATCGTACAGGCATATACATGGGCGATTATTTAAACTATACATCCGGCGGAACTAAAGACTGCTATGTAGTAAACAATACGCTGTATCAAAATGATCGTGTTGTGGGTGCATTTGGTGAGATTGAAGGCGAGATAAGGCTCACGGAGCATTGCGACAACAACGTAATAAAAAACAATATTGTGTATGCAAGGCCGGTTGATGTATTTATCCACAAGTATACTTCAACTGGGAGCAATAATATAATTGATAACAATTTGTACTATACCACAGGCACGCCGCAATGGATCTGGAATAGTACCAACGGTACACCATATACCGATTTTAATGCGTGGAAGACCGCCACCGGCAGCGATGCCAGTTCAATAAATGGCGCCAACCCGTTATTACAGAGTACTTCGCTGCCTGATTTGCATATACAGTCATCATCCCCTGCAAAAAATTCGGGCCAGGTAATTTCAGCCGATATCAACGGGACGACAGATATTGACGGCAATACGCGGATTGTGAACAATAAAATAAGCAAGGGTGCGCAGCAGTAAAGGTTTTTTATTTTACAACGAACGGCAATGAAACATAATATCAATATTTTTTTAATGCTTGGCTTTGCAGCGCAGGTATTTGGTTGCAGTAAAAAAAACGGCGCGGCAGTAGTAACACCTTCTGGCAATACTCATGTTTATTATGTATCTGCCAACGGCTTAGAATCGAATAAGGGAACGATTGATGCGCCTTTTCAGACCATTAATAACGCGCTAAGCCATACCATCCCCGGCGATACAGTAATTGTAAAAAGTGGAACGTATAGTGAAAAAGTGGTATTCCCCAAGTCGGGAGTAATGGATAAGTATATTACATTGAAAGCCTACCGTGGCGAGAAACCGGTTATTGACGGCAGCGCTTTTAGCGTTAATGGCCGCGAGGCGCTGGTAACCATTGATAAAGCCAAATTTATTGTGGTTGATGGATTTGAAATACGCAATTTTAAAACATCTACCGGCGATCCTAAAGCCATTATGGTTGAGGGCGGATCTGACTACATCACCATAAAGAACAACACCATATATGGTATTGATTATACCCAGCTGCCGCTGAACGGCGGAGGCAACGCCATTTTAATTATCGGGAACACGTCCGATCCGGTAACTAATATTACCGTTACCGGGAACACCATACATGATTGTAAAACCGGATACGGCGAAAATCTGACTGTTAATGGGTATGTTGACGGGTTCGCCATTACAAACAATACCATCTATAACGCGCAAAATATTGGTATTGATGCTGCCGGCGGTTACGCTGCCAATGCCGACCCTGCACTTAATTATGCTCGAAACGGGGTCATCAGCGGTAACACCCTGTATAATATTGAAAGCAAAAGAGGGCCGCTTGGCGGGCATGGCGCTATAGGTATTTATGTAGATGGCGGCAGAAACGTGGTAGTAGAAAAGAACAGGGTATCTGTTACAGATAGGGGGATTGGCGCCGTAAGCGAAACAAATGGATTTCCTACTGATCACGTTACCATAAGGAACAACCTGGTATACAACTGTTGGTGCTCGGGTATTTACATGGGGGGGTATTTGAATTATACCGGCGCGGGAACAAGTAACTCATTCATTGTAAATAACACCTTATACAATAATAATCAGGCATTAGGCGCTTTTGGTGAAATAGAAGGGGAAATTAGTATCAGGGAAGATTGCACTAATAATGTGATTAAGAACAATGTTATTTATGGAGGTGCATCAGATATGTTTGTTCATAAGTACACGGCTAAAGGATCCGGAAACGTTATTGATTACAATCTGTATTATACCACAGGTGCCGCACAGTGGACCTGGAACGGCGTATCCTACACCGATTACAATGCCTGGAAGGCCGCCAGTGGCGGAGATGCTAATTCTACAACTGGTGCCGATCCTTTATTCATAAATACATCCGGCCTCAATCTTCGTTTGCAATCATCTTCTACTGCAAAAAATAGCGGGCAGGTTATATCAGATGTTGTTAATGGTAATACAGATTTTGATGGCAACGCGCGTATTGTTAATCAGCAAATAAGCAAAGGTGCTTATCAATAACCATTAGTTGTATATGCAGGTTACGCATACGGCTTTGGTTTTGCAATTATAGAACAATACACGGGTGACGTTAACCCTTTAATTATTTGACTTCAACGATTTTTTTGGACTAAGACTAATAGATAATAAATACCCATTGTTTTAATCTCGTTTATCAAATGGAAAAGATCCCGACAATTAAAGAGATAGCTAAACGCTTAAAAGTAAATGCATCAACGGTATCCCGGGCCCTTCATGGGCACCCCAGTATTGGCCTGGTAACAACCATGAGGGTTAATAAGGTAGCAAACGAATTAAATTATGAGCGTAATCAAACCGCGGTTTTTTTTAAGCAACGAAAAACATTCACTATCGGTGTTATTCTTCCTGATTTTTCTGATGCTTTTTTTTCTTTGGCTCTTAGCGGCATTGAAGATTATGCGAGTAAAAAAAACTACAATGTTTTTATCGGGCAGTCATTAGAAAACCCCGATAAAGAAAAAGGAATCCTGCAAACTATGAGGAATCACCGGTTAGATGGCATCATTATATCTATAAGTAAAAATACTACCGATTATGAAGTGTTTAACCAATTGAAAAAATATAATATCCCCATCGTATTTGTTGATCGTATACCCGACATGGAAGATATACATTATTCGGCTTGTAACCTCCAATCGGGAATGTTACAGGCCATTGAGTGTTTAATAGCAAAAGGGCACCGCAATATTGGGTTAATTAATGGCCCATGGCAGTTAGCAGCAAGTAAAGAACGTTTGGAGGCTTATCAAAAAGGGCTTAGCGATCATCAAATTGACATAAAGCCAGAGTTTGTTGTGTATTCAGACCTATCGCGTGAGCGAAATCAGCAGGCCATGGACGAGCTTATTTCATTGGCGGAAAGGCCCACAGCCGTCATCACTTTTAACGATTATGTGGCCCGGGATGCAATGGGGCAGGTAAAAACCCACAATTTGGTAGTCAATCGCGATATCAGCTTTATTAGTTTTGCCAATTCGCCTATCTGGAGTTTTACGGATAATTCGCCGCTCGCATCTATCGAACAGTTCCCTAAAGAGCAGGGCGTAAAAGCTGCAGAAATACTTTTCAAGTTAATTGACGACCGTGCTAAAGAAACTCCATCAATCCCTGGCTTTCACCGGGTTGTATTTGATTCAAATATGGTATCTCACCCGGTTAATTTTATAGCATAAGCCCCATTTTTTAATATTCCAATACAAAAGTGCCGCTATACTTTAAAGCGGTACTTTTTTGTAAAGCATCAGGTGTTTTAATGCTTAACAGTCCGTTTTTATAATCCCATTTCAGTTTTTGAACACTACCCAGCAGGCTTACTTTTTTCGGTTGTTTGATGTTATTTACCGGAAAACTTATGCTTGCCGGTAGGTTTACCATATCCTTTTCGGATAACCAAAAGGCGTACAATGTTTTCTTTGTTTTCGATTTAGTGAAATAGATATTCCCGGCAGAGTAAGGGGCTACCGGCTCTGAACCATAAATACCCTTCCCGTTAATTTTCATCCAATCCGCAATATCCTGCAATCGTTGATAGGCAACCGGATTCCAGTCGCCGTCAGGTCCCGGTGCTATATTAAGCAGCAGGTTACCGCCGCGCGAAACTATTTTTATCAATGTTTGCACCAGTTGCCGGCTGGGTTTAAATTCGTCATCCGGCACGTAACTCCAATATTTGCCAATGGTCATACAGGTTTCCCATGGGTACGATAAAGGTTTATCCGGTACTTCCTGCTCTGGGGTGGTATAGTTTTCAAATTCGCCGGCAACTGTTCTGTCTACCATAATAAGGCCTGGCTGATGGCTACGTCCCATTTTGGCTATTTTGGCCATATCAAGATCCTGGTTATAGTGCTGCGGATCGTTATCATTTGTTGGCAAGGGCCTTACCCAGCCTCCATCGAGCCATAAAATATCTACCTTGCCATAGCCCGTCATCAATTCTTCAATCTGGTTATAAGTAAAATCTTTAAATTTTTGCCAGCGTTCGGGGTAGCGTTGCGGGGAATAATTAACATTGTGGTCTTTAGGGGGAAAGTACGACCACCAATAGTTTTGGTTATGCCAATCTGGTTTGGAGAAATATGCCCCGATCATAAAATTGTCTTTACGGAAGGCGTCAAATATTTCTTTGGTGACATTGCTACGCGGATTTTTCGAGAAAGGGGTTTTGGTGTCCGTAATTTTATAATCCGTTTGTTTGGTATCAAACATGCTAAAACCATCGTGATGTTTGGTTGTAAACACCATGTAATTCATGCCCGCCGCTTTTGCGGTTTTAGCCCATTTTTCGGGGTTAAAGTTTACAGGGTTAAACGTGGTTTGCAGGTTTTCATAGGCTTTTTTATAGGTGAAATAATCAGCACTATAGGGGCCGGTACGTGTAACCCAGTCATCGGGACAAATAGTCCAGCTTTCTGCCACGCCCCATTGGCTGTAGGTGCCCCAGTGCATGAACAAACCAAATTTTTGGTCCTGCCATTGGGCAAGCTTTTTCCGTACCAGGGAGTCTTTAGGAGCCTGGTACGTAGTGGACATTTCGTGCTCGTTTTGCGCAAGCGCCGCCTGGCCACAAGCCAACAAGCAGAGGCCAAGTATGAATTTTGGGATCATGATAAATGGATATATTTTAATAGCAGGGTATATTGCATTAGTTCAGTATCAATTCAATTACCGGTATCTCGGTATCAGGTTTGGTCTCCGGTAGATTTAACACAAGGTCATTTCCTGCATTTTTTGATTTGCTATCCGTTTGAATTTCTGAGGCATCGTGCAAAAACTGTATATATTTTACTTTGTCCTTGTATCCTGGTAAAGTGATTGTTTTGCCCGGGTACTCCAACAAATGAACATATAAACGCCTGGTATTGGCATTATAAGTAAGCATGGTATGTTCAGGGGCTTTAAATGTTTCCGGTGCTTCGGTGCATCCATAAATAGCGCGGCTGTTGTATTTCATCCAGGCTGCTAATCCGTCAAGCCTTTCATTGGCCCGTTTATCAAATAAACCACGTGCAGTAGGGCCCACATTCAACAGCAGGTTACCGCGTTTGCTTACAGCCTCTATCAGCATAGTAATTAACTGTTTAGTGCTTTTCCAGCTGTTTTCATCGCGGAAATATCCCCACGAACCAGAAAACGTTTGGCAGGTTTCCCAATAAGTTTTGTAATCGTTTTTTTGGGTCCATTCTGTTAGGTTTACCTGTTCGGGTGTCAGGTAGTCCCATCCATCCTGGTATTCATTTATATCAAGGCGGTTATCAATTATAATATTGGGCTGTAGTTTTCTTATTTCTTTAACCAATTCAACAGATCCCCAGTCTTTGCTGCCTTTACCACGTTTTCCCATGTCGGTGTATGAAAAATCGAGCCAAAGCATATCAATTTTACCGTAGTTGCTAAGCAGTTCTTTAATCTGGTTGTGCATGTAGGTGCGGTACCTGGCCATATCCCGGCCTTTATTCAATTTATCATAATCTTCATCCTTTTCGCTTGCCGGTTGCAACGGGTGTAAAACATCAACTGTAAAATCAGGGTGATGCCAATCCAACAGCGAGTAATAGAAACCTATTTTTATGCCTTCGGCCCTAAATGCATTTACAAACTCTCTTACAAGGTCTCGTTTAGCTGCGGTATTGGTGGCTTTATAATCGGTGTATTTTGAATCAAACAGGCAAAACCCTTCGTGGTGTTTGGTAGTAAGTACGGCATATTTCATTCCGGCTGCTTTGGCTTTTTTTGCCCATTCTTTAGGGTTAAACAAGTCCGGGTTAAACTCATCAAAGTAAGGCTGGTATTGTTTATCGGTCATCCGTTCCCATCTTTTTACCCATTCGTGCCTTGCGGCTTGTGAGTAAAGCCCCCAATGAATAAACATGCCAAACCGATCGTTGGTCCACCAGGCCATGCGTTTAGCTTTTTGTTCGGGTGTTTCTGTTCCTATTTTCTTTTGAGCATACGAGGAGGAAAATACCAGGGATATTAATAACGTAATTAAGACTGTTTTTTTGAGTTGACGCATAGCGGTCTGTTAGTTTGAATTAAATTAGGTATACTAAGTTTACATCGATAAAATTTGGTTAACCACTTCCTGTAAAGGCCTGTGTGGTTTTTCGGGATTTAGCTTCTGGTTTTCATCCACCCATTTGCGTTCCCAGGAAAAGTAATCGGGCTCGGGAGCGTTTTTGCCCTGCAGGTTACCACGCAGGTAATCAAAGTAAATTTCCCAGCGGGGCAGGTAATAACCATCCATCAGGCCGGCCCATTCTTTATAGGCATATTCATGCAGGTTATCTTCGGTACGTATGTTTTCTCCCCAATAAGTAATCTGCATTAAAGCGTTTTTTAAGTTATTTGCTTTCTCTTCAGCAGTGTTTCCGTTGGCTATGGATTGTTTGAGATAGGTGTTGAGCCTGAAGTAACCATCTGTATTCAGCAAGTCGTCTGTCAATTTTATCATGTGCAGAAACTTTTCACTTGCCTTGTTAAAGGCCGGTAAATCCTTGTTGTTATAGGCTGTTACCAGGTCATTAAAAACAAGAGTTCCTTTATTTGACAGCACCTGCCTAACCATGTTGATGAGATCTATTTTGTAAGTAGCCGAATTCATGAGCCCGGGTGCAGCCAGTGCAAATTCTTTTACCGCTTTTTCAAATTGTACAGTATCATAATTCCGGGTAAGCGTGCCCCAACTGGAGATTGACTTGACCTTAAGCGCGGGCCTTGCACAAAAAATAGATTCGCCGGCCCCTTCCTGATAACCGGGAAGGCTTTGATAAATGGTTTGTAAAAAGCCTTGCCAGGCATTACTTGTATGCGCATTGTTTACACCATAACGGTATTTGGCGTAATTATTAATCCAGGTACGGGTATCAACATGTTCTGTGCGCCAGCCCAGTTCGAGCATCAAATCATAGTCTGGGGGATTATTGTTGATACCTTCGGGCATTATACCAACACCCTTAAGATAATTGCTGTAAGTGCTTTCCCTGGCCCTGTAAATTTCATCGGCAAAGCGTTGTAATTTGCCGTATACACCGGGGCGTTCGCCAAAATTGTTAACACTGCACCATATAAACGGTGTGTTATCATAGGCTTTACGTTTTTCCCAGTTGTTGGTAAACTCGCCAAAAAGTTCCTGTACCAGTACTTTTGATTTATCAAGACCGTCAAGCATGGCCTGTTTAGGGTTATCCTGCCAACCCTGCAACACCCATGACGAGCCCGGATAATAACTTTGCATTGATGCCTGTATGCTTGCCCCCGCCTTTTTCAGATCAATACCGTCGGTTTTACCTCCCTCATGAAAAGGATCGCCTGCAAAAAAATGGATGTTTTTGCCATATAATGCCTGCATTTCGCTGTAATATATACCCGCTACGCGGCTAAATTCAGGGTCAGTAGGGTCAAGTATGTCGGGCCTTTTAAATGCGCCCCAGGTGCCCTGGTCTATAATGTGCGCCTTGCTTTTATTTTTTAACGTACTTGGCACCATTCCATAAAAACCTTGTAAAACAGGTTCTATCCCCAATTCCCGCATTCGCTTTATCATTTTTTGCTGAATCAGCTTGCGGTTGTCAACCTGGCTTTGCGGCATCGGTCCGCCCCAGCCTTCAATATTGCCCATCAGCCACCATGCGGTATAAGCGGGGCCAACTATAAAGTTGTTAATTTCATTTTCGTTATACCCTATCTTCCTCAGTGTATTTTGCCATACCGCTTCCATGCCTTCAACGGTAAGCATCGTATTAACACCATTTAGCGCCATCCAGTCAAGCTCCCGTTCCCAATCGGCCCAGCTGTAAAAACTCATGGTATAGTTATAGGTACAATAATTTAATGCATAACGATACTTAGCCTCCGCTTTTACAGTTTCTTTTTTGCCAACAACCGGAATCGGAAACACAGGTGCCAGGTTATCGCCCATGTGCGACATGGATCTGTGGCAATAATATTTTAAATACCAGTTTACACCAACTGCCGCTGCATTAGGCCCTGAAGCGCTGATCACCAGTTTGTTTTTTATAGTTTGTAGCTGGGCTATTTCGGAGTCGGGAGATTTTAAGGTCTTGAAAATAATATGATCACTTAACCAGGGAGCACGCCTTTTAACCAGTGCTTTTACCGGTTCAAATTGTTGGGCAAAAAGATGTATAGGCAAAAGTAGAACAAGCAGAAAAGTTAGTTTTCGCATATAAAAATATTGATTTTTAGGGTTAACATCCTCGAAACTAACTAAAATTAAAATAGAAAATAAGGCGCAGCCCGCCGCTGTTGTTGCATAAAACTTACGCAAACGTTTGTTGCGGCATGCGCAAACGGTTGCGTAAGTTTTCACTATTTTTTTCGATTATTATTTTGCTACCATTGTATCTCAAAGGCCATATTTTACCAAATGGCGCCCCTTTCATCGTTAAAAATCATCTTATAAAATGAAGAAAATCATAATCAGCCTTATTATTTGCACAGTTGTTAGTGTGGTTTCATTTGCGCAAACAACAACCCCTGCCGATTCATTGATGGGGGCTACGATATTGAGCAAGCGTACCGACGCCGCGATGCAAAAATGGCGCGACAATAGATTCGGGCAATTTATCCATTGGGGTTTGTACGCCGTGCCTGGCGGGCAGTGGAAGGGTAAAGATTATCCGGGCGCTGCTGAATGGTTAAAAGCCGATGCCCACATTTCCGCGGCAGAATATGCCGAACTCATCCATCAGTTTAATCCTCAAAAATATAATCCAACAGAATGGGCCCGTATTGCTAAAAATATGGGTGTGAAATATGTTATCCTGACAACTAAACATCACGAGGGATTTTGCCTGTGGCCCAGTGCCTTTACAGATTTTTCTATAGCATCAACACCTTATAAAAAAGATTTACTGATGCCTTTTGTAAAGGCCTATCAAAAGGAGGGGATTGATGTTTATTTTTATTATTCTATCCTTGACTGGCATCATCCCGATTACCGGTCGGTTATACAATCGGATGATGATCAAAAGGCTTTTGAACGGTACTTCGCATTCGTTAAAAATCAACTGAAAGAGCTGATAACCACTTATCCAGGTATTAAAGGCCTTTGGTTCGACGGGCAATGGGAAGCATCGTATAAAAAGAACTACAAAATGGGTTATGAGCTGGAGCAATATTGCCGGGCATTAAAACCGGGTATTATTCTTAATAACCGCATTCGTACAGATGCGCAGGGGCATGTAGATCATGATTATAAAGGACGG
The genomic region above belongs to Mucilaginibacter sp. KACC 22773 and contains:
- a CDS encoding right-handed parallel beta-helix repeat-containing protein → MKFYINILLVFVLAVQTLACSKKTAGNNVVPLSSTHVYYVSANGSDANPGTISSPFQTINTALSRAVPGDTVLVRGGTYYDKVVFPKSGIMNKVITVKAYPGEKPVIDGSKIIVSGWMSLITLSNVKYISLEGFDICNFTSATFNTDPEGIAINGDSRDITIKNCNIYNIKSNASLADWRSAHAILVIGNGTAAITNLVITGCTVHDTQTGTSENVTLAGNIDGFVFSHNKVYDTENIGIIIAGGDNLNKNGAVATNYARNGVISDNEFHDNSMIRTPEIWGPDRYGAISIYVCGGANTIIERNKVYNSDRGIGLVSESNVYATKTTIVRNNFVYNCYRTGIYMGDYLNYTSGGTKDCYVVNNTLYQNDRVVGAFGEIEGEIRLTEHCDNNVIKNNIVYARPVDVFIHKYTSTGSNNIIDNNLYYTTGTPQWIWNSTNGTPYTDFNAWKTATGSDASSINGANPLLQSTSLPDLHIQSSSPAKNSGQVISADINGTTDIDGNTRIVNNKISKGAQQ
- a CDS encoding alpha-L-fucosidase, with the protein product MIPKFILGLCLLACGQAALAQNEHEMSTTYQAPKDSLVRKKLAQWQDQKFGLFMHWGTYSQWGVAESWTICPDDWVTRTGPYSADYFTYKKAYENLQTTFNPVNFNPEKWAKTAKAAGMNYMVFTTKHHDGFSMFDTKQTDYKITDTKTPFSKNPRSNVTKEIFDAFRKDNFMIGAYFSKPDWHNQNYWWSYFPPKDHNVNYSPQRYPERWQKFKDFTYNQIEELMTGYGKVDILWLDGGWVRPLPTNDNDPQHYNQDLDMAKIAKMGRSHQPGLIMVDRTVAGEFENYTTPEQEVPDKPLSYPWETCMTIGKYWSYVPDDEFKPSRQLVQTLIKIVSRGGNLLLNIAPGPDGDWNPVAYQRLQDIADWMKINGKGIYGSEPVAPYSAGNIYFTKSKTKKTLYAFWLSEKDMVNLPASISFPVNNIKQPKKVSLLGSVQKLKWDYKNGLLSIKTPDALQKSTALKYSGTFVLEY
- a CDS encoding LacI family DNA-binding transcriptional regulator; translated protein: MEKIPTIKEIAKRLKVNASTVSRALHGHPSIGLVTTMRVNKVANELNYERNQTAVFFKQRKTFTIGVILPDFSDAFFSLALSGIEDYASKKNYNVFIGQSLENPDKEKGILQTMRNHRLDGIIISISKNTTDYEVFNQLKKYNIPIVFVDRIPDMEDIHYSACNLQSGMLQAIECLIAKGHRNIGLINGPWQLAASKERLEAYQKGLSDHQIDIKPEFVVYSDLSRERNQQAMDELISLAERPTAVITFNDYVARDAMGQVKTHNLVVNRDISFISFANSPIWSFTDNSPLASIEQFPKEQGVKAAEILFKLIDDRAKETPSIPGFHRVVFDSNMVSHPVNFIA
- a CDS encoding alpha-L-fucosidase, with protein sequence MKKIIISLIICTVVSVVSFAQTTTPADSLMGATILSKRTDAAMQKWRDNRFGQFIHWGLYAVPGGQWKGKDYPGAAEWLKADAHISAAEYAELIHQFNPQKYNPTEWARIAKNMGVKYVILTTKHHEGFCLWPSAFTDFSIASTPYKKDLLMPFVKAYQKEGIDVYFYYSILDWHHPDYRSVIQSDDDQKAFERYFAFVKNQLKELITTYPGIKGLWFDGQWEASYKKNYKMGYELEQYCRALKPGIILNNRIRTDAQGHVDHDYKGRHFGDFDGSFERRLPSNVKSLDFDWEACMTVPENQWGYHKIWLGHTKTAYEIEEMLATCTAMGGNFVLNFGPQPDGTIRTYEQNLAKEVGAWMKTNSAAIYSCDNAGLEKQDWGYFTQKPGDDKLYMVVFNIPVSKALKLKLPEKTSIADNSLLTDSLQKFTIEKTYGNEYYLHLGEAKFSQPFVITLQLKKD
- a CDS encoding alpha-N-acetylglucosaminidase, translated to MKTYATVCACRNKRLRKFYATTAAGCALFSILILVSFEDVNPKNQYFYMRKLTFLLVLLLPIHLFAQQFEPVKALVKRRAPWLSDHIIFKTLKSPDSEIAQLQTIKNKLVISASGPNAAAVGVNWYLKYYCHRSMSHMGDNLAPVFPIPVVGKKETVKAEAKYRYALNYCTYNYTMSFYSWADWERELDWMALNGVNTMLTVEGMEAVWQNTLRKIGYNENEINNFIVGPAYTAWWLMGNIEGWGGPMPQSQVDNRKLIQQKMIKRMRELGIEPVLQGFYGMVPSTLKNKSKAHIIDQGTWGAFKRPDILDPTDPEFSRVAGIYYSEMQALYGKNIHFFAGDPFHEGGKTDGIDLKKAGASIQASMQSYYPGSSWVLQGWQDNPKQAMLDGLDKSKVLVQELFGEFTNNWEKRKAYDNTPFIWCSVNNFGERPGVYGKLQRFADEIYRARESTYSNYLKGVGIMPEGINNNPPDYDLMLELGWRTEHVDTRTWINNYAKYRYGVNNAHTSNAWQGFLQTIYQSLPGYQEGAGESIFCARPALKVKSISSWGTLTRNYDTVQFEKAVKEFALAAPGLMNSATYKIDLINMVRQVLSNKGTLVFNDLVTAYNNKDLPAFNKASEKFLHMIKLTDDLLNTDGYFRLNTYLKQSIANGNTAEEKANNLKNALMQITYWGENIRTEDNLHEYAYKEWAGLMDGYYLPRWEIYFDYLRGNLQGKNAPEPDYFSWERKWVDENQKLNPEKPHRPLQEVVNQILSM
- a CDS encoding alpha-L-fucosidase, whose protein sequence is MRQLKKTVLITLLISLVFSSSYAQKKIGTETPEQKAKRMAWWTNDRFGMFIHWGLYSQAARHEWVKRWERMTDKQYQPYFDEFNPDLFNPKEWAKKAKAAGMKYAVLTTKHHEGFCLFDSKYTDYKATNTAAKRDLVREFVNAFRAEGIKIGFYYSLLDWHHPDFTVDVLHPLQPASEKDEDYDKLNKGRDMARYRTYMHNQIKELLSNYGKIDMLWLDFSYTDMGKRGKGSKDWGSVELVKEIRKLQPNIIIDNRLDINEYQDGWDYLTPEQVNLTEWTQKNDYKTYWETCQTFSGSWGYFRDENSWKSTKQLITMLIEAVSKRGNLLLNVGPTARGLFDKRANERLDGLAAWMKYNSRAIYGCTEAPETFKAPEHTMLTYNANTRRLYVHLLEYPGKTITLPGYKDKVKYIQFLHDASEIQTDSKSKNAGNDLVLNLPETKPDTEIPVIELILN
- a CDS encoding right-handed parallel beta-helix repeat-containing protein codes for the protein MKHNINIFLMLGFAAQVFGCSKKNGAAVVTPSGNTHVYYVSANGLESNKGTIDAPFQTINNALSHTIPGDTVIVKSGTYSEKVVFPKSGVMDKYITLKAYRGEKPVIDGSAFSVNGREALVTIDKAKFIVVDGFEIRNFKTSTGDPKAIMVEGGSDYITIKNNTIYGIDYTQLPLNGGGNAILIIGNTSDPVTNITVTGNTIHDCKTGYGENLTVNGYVDGFAITNNTIYNAQNIGIDAAGGYAANADPALNYARNGVISGNTLYNIESKRGPLGGHGAIGIYVDGGRNVVVEKNRVSVTDRGIGAVSETNGFPTDHVTIRNNLVYNCWCSGIYMGGYLNYTGAGTSNSFIVNNTLYNNNQALGAFGEIEGEISIREDCTNNVIKNNVIYGGASDMFVHKYTAKGSGNVIDYNLYYTTGAAQWTWNGVSYTDYNAWKAASGGDANSTTGADPLFINTSGLNLRLQSSSTAKNSGQVISDVVNGNTDFDGNARIVNQQISKGAYQ